One window of the Natronomonas marina genome contains the following:
- a CDS encoding peroxiredoxin family protein gives MPTKAVDFSLPNVAAGPDPYTLAERPDDVAFVVLYLQRDYHCTNCRKQVQALADHVEAFRERAAEVVSVLPEPVEQAAEWQEQYDLPYPLLADPEAEVGDAYDQPVRFGLLGKLSDFFGRMPEVVVVDRRGEVPEIAWSYAGRSTFDRPEVEEVLAALDELRAGN, from the coding sequence ATGCCCACGAAGGCCGTCGACTTCTCGCTGCCGAACGTCGCCGCCGGGCCGGACCCGTACACGCTCGCCGAGCGCCCCGACGACGTGGCGTTCGTCGTCCTGTACCTCCAGCGGGACTACCACTGTACGAACTGCCGAAAGCAGGTGCAGGCGCTGGCCGACCACGTCGAGGCGTTCCGCGAGCGGGCCGCCGAGGTGGTCTCGGTGCTCCCCGAACCCGTCGAGCAGGCGGCCGAGTGGCAGGAGCAGTACGACCTGCCGTACCCACTTCTCGCCGATCCCGAGGCGGAAGTCGGCGACGCCTACGACCAGCCGGTCCGGTTCGGCCTGCTGGGGAAACTGAGCGACTTCTTCGGCCGGATGCCGGAGGTGGTCGTCGTCGACCGTCGGGGTGAGGTGCCCGAAATCGCCTGGAGCTACGCGGGACGCTCGACGTTCGACCGACCGGAGGTCGAGGAGGTGCTCGCGGCGCTGGACGAGTTGCGGGCGGGCAACTGA